One Lemur catta isolate mLemCat1 chromosome 15, mLemCat1.pri, whole genome shotgun sequence genomic window carries:
- the C1QTNF1 gene encoding complement C1q tumor necrosis factor-related protein 1, which translates to MGSRGWGLALVCCLLLAFACGPALSLVPRVQQEQPEQEGTTEPPPPLDHADRAEEEHDKYGPSQGEQLPASQCFRCCDPATPVYQAAPVPQINITILKGEKGDRGDRGLQGKYGKTGSAGARGHVGPKGQKGSMGAPGDRCKNHYAAFSVGRKKPLHSNDYYQTVVFDTEFVNLYSHFNMFTGKFYCYVPGIYFFSLNVHTWNQKETYLHVMKNGEEVVILYAQVSDRSIMQSQSLMLELREQDEVWVRLFRGERENAIFSDEFDTYITFSGYLVKHAAEP; encoded by the exons ATGGGCTCCCGTGGATGGGGACTTGCGCTGGTGTGCTGCCTGCTACTCGCCTTTGCCTGTGGCCCGGCCCTGAGCCTGGTGCCCCGCGTGCAGCAGGAGCAGCCGGAGCAGGAGGGGACCACGGAGCCGCCTCCCCCGCTGGACCACGCTGACAG GGCTGAAGAAGAACATGACAAATACGGCCCCAGCCAGGGCGAGCAGCTCCCTGCTTCCCAGTGCTTCCGCTGCTGCGACCCCGCTACCCCCGTGTACCAGGCGGCCCCGGTGCCCCAGATTAACATCACCATCCTGAAAG GCGAGAAGGGTGACCGCGGGGATCGCGGCCTTCAGGGGAAATATGGCAAAACCGGCTCAGCGGGCGCCAGGGGCCACGTTGGACCCAAAGGGCAGAAGGGCTCCATGGGGGCGCCCGGGGACCGGTGCAAGAACCACTACGCCGCCTTCTCCGTGGGCCGCAAGAAGCCGCTGCACAGCAACGACTACTACCAGACGGTGGTCTTCGACACGGAGTTCGTGAACCTCTACAGCCACTTCAACATGTTCACGGGCAAGTTCTACTGCTACGTGCCCGGCATCTACTTCTTCAGCCTCAACGTGCACACCTGGAACCAGAAGGAGACGTACCTGCACGTCATGAAGAACGGGGAGGAGGTGGTGATCCTGTACGCCCAGGTGAGCGACCGCAGCATCATGCAGAGCCAGAGCCTGATGCTGGAGCTGCGCGAGCAGGACGAGGTGTGGGTGCGGCTCTTCCGGGGCGAGCGCGAGAACGCCATCTTCAGCGACGAGTTCGACACCTACATCACCTTCAGCGGCTACCTGGTCAAGCATGCCGCCGAGCCCTAG